The following nucleotide sequence is from Borrelia puertoricensis.
ATAAAAGAATATAACTATTTAGAAAAAATCAAAGAAAAAAAAGATGAATATGAAAACATAATAAGCCAAATCGATGTGAATCAAAAAATTTTGTCCGAAGAAGAAAATTTAGAAATGAAAGAATTAATAAAACAAGAATTAGCTCATCTAAATCTCAAAAAAGACGAAGTTGAAAATACAATCAAAATATTACTCTTGAACCAAGATGAAAATGACAGTAAAAATACAATTATTGAAATTAGAGCTGGAACAGGGGGAGAAGAAGCTGCACTTTTTGCACATAATCTTTACGAAATGTACATAAAATATTCTGAGAAAAAAAAATGGAAAACAGAGCTTATTAACTTTAATGAAACAGAACTTGGTGGATTTAAAGAAGTAAGTTTTGAAATAAAAGGTAAAGAGGTATTTAAAAAATTGAAACATGAAAGCGGGGTACACAGGGTGCAAAGAGTTCCTATAACAGAATCCAATGGAAGACTTCAAACCTCAGCAGCAACCGTTGCTGTACTACCTGAAGTTGAAGAAACCGACATTGAAATCAACGAAAAAGATTTAAGAATAGATGTTTACAGATCTTCTGGTGCTGGAGGACAACATGTAAACACAACAGACTCTGCCGTTAGAATTACACATTTGCCTACAGGAATTGTAGTACAATGTCAAAATGAAAGAAGTCAGCACAAAAACAAAGATCAGGCTATGAAAATATTAAGAGCAAGGCTTTATAAATTTGAAGACCTCAAAAAACAAGAACAACGCTCAAATGACAGAAAGCAACAAGTAGGTTCAGGCGATAGATCTGAAAGAATTAGAACATACAATTTTCCACAAAATAGAGTAACAGAACATAGAGCAAATATTAGTCTTTATAAACTAGAAGACATTATGCAGGGAGAACTTGATCTTCTTCTCGACACACTAGCCCTAAAATTACAAGAACAAGCACTAAAAGATAACTCATTATAATTTATTTCAATGACAATAAACGAAGCAATAAAAAATTCAAAACAATATAATTTAAATACTCTTGAGATTTTATTACTACTTGAAAAAATCTTAAAGAGTAGAAAAGAATTAATTCTTGCAAATATAAATAAAAATTTAACAAAACAAGAAAAACATAAATTATTGTGTCAAATAAACAGAATAAGATCAGGCACACCCATAAACTATATACTTAAAACAAAAGAATTTATGGGTATTGAGTTCTATATAAACAAACATGTACTAATTCCTAGAGAAGATACAGAATGTTTAGTAGAAGAAGCTTTAATTCAAATTAAAAAGCACAACTTAAATAAAATTTTAGATTTATGTTGCGGAAGTGGATGCATTGGCTTAACAATTGCACATTATATTAAGTGCAAAGTAACACTATCGGATATTTCAAATAAAGCATTAAAAGTATCATTAAAAAACACACAAAAACTAAAATTAGAAAATTATATAGAAATACAACATTCAGATCTGTTAAAATACATAAGTAAAGAGTTTGAGCTAATAATCACAAATCCTCCTTATTTAAATAAAGATGAACTAAAAACAAAGGAAAAATTAACAAAAGAACCAAGAGCGGCTCTTTTAGGGTTTGGAAAAGACGGGCTTGAAATTCCAAAAAAAATAATAAGACAGGCAAAACACAAGCTTACCAAAAATGGACTCTTAATAATAGAAATGGCTCCTTGGCAAACAAACCCTTTAAAAAATTTTGCAATCCAGAAAGGGTTTGAGTATTTAAAAACTATATATGACATTGAAAGCAGAGAAAGAGCATTGGTCTTAAGGATAAAGAATGATACAAGTCTATGAAATTGCATACTTACTTAAAATAAATGATATTGATAAACTAAAAAACATTTTTAGAAAAACTGTCAATAATATCTATCAAGATGAGATTCAAAAAAAATTAATATTTAAAGCTCTTGAAATATCAGAACAATTACACTATGGACAATATAGAGAAAGTAAAGAACCATATGTCATACATCCAATAATGGTTTCACTATTTCTTATAAAATTTCAACTAGACTTTAAAACAATAATAGCTGGGCTACTACACGATGTTCTTGAAGACACAAGTGTTAAAAAGGAAGAAATAATTAAAGAATTTGATCAAGAAATTTTAAGTCTAATTGATGGGGTAACCAAAATTCACGACCTACACAATAAAACAAGAGCAATCAAAGAAGCAAATACCATTTCAAAAATGTTTTTTGCAATGACTCATGATATTAGAATAATAATCATCAAGCTTGCAGACAAATTACATAATATGGCAACTCTTTCTCACTTACCTAAAAATAGGAGGGAGAGAATTGCAAAAGACTGTCTTGCTACTTATGTACCAATTGCAGAAAGACTTGGTATCTCATCACTTAAAATATATCTTGAAGATTTATCATTAAAATATCTTCATCCAAAAGAATATAAAGAAATCAAAAATTTTTTATCCGCAACAAAAATAGAAAGAGAAAAAAAATTATATAAGGGAAAACTAATAATAGAGAAAGAACTTAAAAAAATTGGCATCGATGTCACAATCACAGTACGTTCAAAACACTTTTACTCAATATTTAGAAAAATGAAAACAAGAAATAATAATATTTCTCAAATCTTTGATACCCTGGGAATAAGAATAATTTGTAAACAACAAAAAGAATGCTATGAAATACTAGAAATTGTACATAAAGTTTGGAAACCAATACCTGGAAGACTAAAAGATTACATAGCAATCCCTAAAGAAAACAAATACCAATCTCTACATACCACTGTAAGAATACCTGAAGATAATCAATTGATAGAAATACAAATTAGAACAGAAGAAATGGATAAAATTGCTAAATATGGTGTTGCTGCTCACTGGCTTTACAAAGAACAAGTCGAATTAAAGGCTGATGATATATCATTTATCAACCGAATCAAAAAATGGCAACAAGAATCGGTTAACAAAAATCAATACTCAATGCATGACATACACAAAGAACTTTTAAACACATTTATATATGTCTATACACCAGAAGGAGAAATAGTAGAACTTCCATTTGGCTCAAACTCAATTGACTTCGCATACACAATACATACAGATATTGGGGATCAAGCACTTTATGCAAAAATTAATGGTAAAATTAGCTCACTAACCAAACCATTAAAAAATGAACAAATTGTTGAAATATTTACCTCTCCAGAGGCAAAACCTGATGTAATTTGGCTTAACAGTGTTAGAACAAAAAAAGCACGCTCAAAAATTAGATCTTGGCTTAACAAAAATGACAATACAATATTTGTAGATAATAACATAATTGCATACCTTATTGGAGAAAATAAGGAACAAAAAAGACTCTTCAGCTTGTTTAAAGCTCTAACGAAATCCAAAATAAAAAGTATTACAATAGCCTCTGATTGTAACCCACTAACAGGTGAAGATATCATTGGGATAATACAAAAAGATACAATAGTAGTTCACAAAGAACATTGTAGAGAAATTGCACATCAGAAAAAAAGCCACCTTGTAGAAGTAGAATGGGAAGCAACACCAACAAGGAAAGTATATCATATCATAATATTCTTAAAAAATTTAAAAGATCTTTTTAATTATTTAGATAATCTTTTTACAACTTTCGACGTAAGACTTATTAGTGAAAAAATAGAAGACTGCGGAAATGGACATGGAATAATTAACATAATTATCTCATCAAATGCAAAAAACGTATCAATGATTTTTACTTCACTTAAAGAAAATCCTAACGTTCTCCAAATAATGCAAGTAGAAGAAGACATAAAAAATTATGATAATTAAGACATTACTCTTAATCCTAATACAAACATTTATTTTACATAAAATAATAAACGCAGACGAAATAGAACAATGTGGCAAACAAATAAGAAAACATATCACAAAAATTAATGAACTAAACAGATCTTTAGAAAAGATAAAACGAATAGAAAATACCTATGATTACATAAAAAAATATTTTCTAGAAAATAAGATTTACCACAAAGAACACTCACTCCAAGAAATTGGATTTATTGGATACTCCCAAAAAACAATTCACGTGAAAATAAAAGGCACAGAAAAAATTAACTATAATATCATTGTCCCAATAGAAGCACAATATGCTCTAAAAAACAACTTAGCAATTGCTATTGTAATAACACTAATAAATAATTTCAAGAACAAAGAGATAAAGAATAACCTAAACATTTATTTTATAGAAGACGACTCACATAAACAAATATCAACAATAAGCAGTAGATTGTTATTAAATAATAATGCACTTGACAAAAATATAAACACAATATATTTGATGCTAAATGAAGACAAAGAAAATAACCTAATAGAGTTTAAAAATCAATCAAACATAATAAATTCAAAAACAAGTCTAAGTTTTTTAGAAAATTTTATAAAAACATTTGAAAATAATAAAGTAAACTTTAACGTATCAAAAATAAATGACAAACATATCAATGGAATATACAATTTGTATTTAAAAGAAGAAATTCCAATTTTAATAATAAGCAACAATAAAGAATACTCACTCTTAAAACATGTAAAAAATAATAATCTTTGTGACATTTATAAATCAATTGAAGAGACAGTCAAAACTAAAAAAAATAATCAAAGTGAAAATGAACTACACTATATCATTATAAATATGCCATTTAAAAAGTGGATAATCAATGAAAATACACTTATTATAATAATATATGCTATTTGCAATTTCATTATATTAGTGTTCATTACAAAATTTAAAAAAACTAGTATCATACTTAGAAAAACGAAAGAAAATTACCATAAAATCATAAAACTATTTTTCATATTATTCCTAAGTACATATATCTCTACTCTAATCACAAATAAAATGTTAACAGCATATGAAAATTTCATAGACTATAAGATTATAAATCCAATATATCTAGTAAATTTTTTTCTAACATTATTTAACTTCAATCTTATATCTTATTTCACATATAACTTTAAAATACATTTAAGCCTTAAAGAACTTAAATATTTAGCAATATCAATCTCTATAATTGAACTTATCATAATGTTATATATCAAAATAGAATTTATTTTAATCATAATTTTAAAAAATATACTAATATTAAGCATTCCTAACAAGACAAAAATTCTAAAAAAGATAGTAATAATGCTTATTTGGATAACAAATCTCATACTAATAACGTCAATACAAACAACCTTAATGACGACAAAACCAGTTGCACTAAGCTATTTCATATCAATTTCACTTTTCTCTGCAATACTTACCAACATCGTAGAACATTTAAAATATAAAACTGAGACAATAAGACAAGAATTTACAAAATTTGAAAAGATTGAATCTATCATTTTTTTTCTAATAAGCGCCATTACCATAATATCACACGATATAGAAAAAATTTCAACAATAAAAATAGATCAAATAATAAGCTTTCCAGAAAAAACTAACAAAATTAGAGTAGAATACCTACAAGACAACAGAAATACAATTCAAATTTCAACAAAAGATTTTAATTTAAGCTTAGAAAAAAATAAAAAATACACAGAAAAGGAAATTCAAACACAAGAAAACTTAATAGATTTATTTTTTCAAAAAATAGATATAGCTGAGAGAACTATCTATGACATTAAAATTACCACAAATAAGGTTACAAAACAAATTAATCTATTTTTAAAAAATGCATCTGAACTTATCATATACCAAAGCAATACACCATATAAAATAGCATCCAACAATATAATATTTACAATAAACAATATTAAATCAAATACAACAAATATAACTTTTACGGTTAAATCTCAAGAAAAAATTAAATATGATGTTTTTGCTTACTCTGACATCAATAAAAACTACGTCAAAATATACGATCAAAAAACCAAAAAAGAAGTTAAAAACATTAATATAGACTATTCATACACAATAAAGTATTCTGGAATACTTCCAAAATCTGCAAAATACAATCAAAATCCCTTTTTTAAACTTCAAAATGACAAAGAAATTGAAAATTTAAAAAATTTGAAACTAAATTAGTTTTCCAGACGGTTAAAATCAATCCTCTCCTTCCTCTTTGCATAACTTTGAAAAGCTAAAGCTATCAATTTATCAATCAAAGCTCCATAATCAAGACCATCATGTTCACACATCTTAGAAAACATAGAAATATCTGTAAATCCTGGAATTGTATTTATTTCATTAACATAAACTAAGTCAGTATCTTTTTCTATCAAAAAATCAATCCTTGCCATACCCCTAAGCTCCAAACATTTATAAGTAAAAAATGCATATTCTTTAATGTCTAACAAATGTTTGGTATCAAGATGAGCAGGAATATTAAAGACAACTGAGTTACCAGGAGCAGTGGAATATTTAGCATCATAATCATAAAATACAAAATCCCGTATAATAATTTCACCAGGAGTAAATATTTTAATCTGCTCATTTCCAATAACAGCACATTCAATCTCCTTTGCCTTCATAAACTTCTCTATAACAACTGTTAAATCATATACAAAAGCCTCTTCAATACATTTTTCAATCTGAGTATCATTATATGCAATACTTATTCCAATTGAAGAACCTAGCATAGCTGGTTTAACAATGACAGGATAATCTAAACTTTGCTTTATGTCTTTTTTGATGCCCTCTTTATCTAAAAGATAATCATATTTCTTAAACCCAATAAAGGGCACTAAAGGAATATTAAAACTTTTAAGCAAAAGCTTACAGAAATACTTATTAATAGAAATAGCACTTCCTAAAATTCCAGAACCAACACAAGGAATATCCATAATTTTTAAAAATCCCTGAATAGCACCATCTTCACCTGTTCTCCCATGAACAATAGGAAACACAACATCAATTTTAAGATCCTTATTATTCATAAATATTCCATAACCAGGAATTAAACTAATAATAGCAGAACTATCTTTTTTAATTAATTTAGGATCATCGGGAACAGAATCTAATAAGTACCAAATCCCAGTAATTTTATCAATAAAACTTGGAAACACATTATATTTATCAAGCTTCATAAGAGCTGAATAAATTCCACAAGCAGATCTAAGAGAAATTTCATGCTCGAAAGAAACTCCTCCAAATATTAACATAAGATTTTTTTTCATCAAATCAACTCCTATTTCTCGAAATTATATCTTTAACAACAGCTTGCTCATCCCAAAATATACTTCGATCTTTATATATTATTGAGTTTTCATGCCCCTTTCCAAGAGTAACCACCAAATCGTCAGTATGTGCAATATTTATTGCCTTTTCAATTGCACTTTTTCGATCAGGAATAAAAAATAAATCTTTATTTAAAGTCTTTCCTGAAATTCCTTCCGCAATATCTCCAATTATTTGCATACTATCCTCACCTCTTGGATCTTCATCACAAAGTATTATTATATCTGAATATCTATCTGCTATTTCTCCTTGCAACTTTCTCTTAAGAAGATCTCTCTCTCCAGCAGAACCAAAAACAGAAATCAATCTATTTTTTGAAAGTCTTTTAAAGACAGGAAAAATTTTAAGAAAAGCTCCGGGTGTATGCGCATAATCAATAATTAAAGAAAAATCCTGCCCAAAATCAACACTTTGCATTCGTCCAAAAAGACCCTCAATATTTACAAGCTTATCAATAAGTTCTGACACATCAACGTTAATAACTTGACTAACAACAATTAAAGCAGCCATAACATTTTCAACATTGAAACTGCCAGTCAAATTAACTCTAGCATCATATTTAACATTCTTATGATAAAACTCAAATTCAGTAAAACCCATTTGTTCATTAATCTTACTTACAAAAAAATCAGCATTTTTATTCTCTAAACTATACGTATAAGCCCTATTAATAGTATCTAAAAAGGTAGAAAAATTTTTATCATCCATATTGACAATACCAAAACCACCATTCGCATCTGCAGAAGAGAAAAGATTAAGTTTAGCATCTAAATAATGCTGCATAGTACCATGAAATTCAAGATGTTCATGACTAACATTAGTTAAAACAGCAACAGAGTACGCAATATCAATTAGTCTTGATGTTCTAACATCAAGGCCATGCGAAGTCGATTCAACAATAGCATATTCAACATTATTTTTTACCATTTTACTAAGAACTAAATGAATTTCTGTTGACTCTGGAGTCGACTGCCTATAAGGATTCTTAACTAGAGTTCCACTTCCATCTTCAAAGAATACCGTTGAAATAAAACCAACTTTCACACCCATAGATTTTAATAGAGTATAGATATAAAAACAAACAGAACTTTTACCATCAGTTCCTGTAACGCCAATAATCTTAAGATTTTTTGAAGGTTCATTATAAAAAATATGAGCAAATCTTGACATAAATTTTTTTATATTACAAGAATCAATTTTAATATATGTCACATTGGGATCATAAAAATCAATATCATTAGTATGCACAATAACATTACTACCTCGTTCAATTGCCGAATTGATAAATTTTTGACCATCAAAATGAAGTCCTGGAAGAGCAAAAAATACAAAATGAGATAAAACACATCTTGAATCATATGTAAGACCCAAAATTTCT
It contains:
- a CDS encoding UDP-N-acetylmuramoyl-L-alanyl-D-glutamate--2,6-diaminopimelate ligase; the encoded protein is MNKKMLNNVLSKLDKDFVKEIKGSCEVEILGLTYDSRCVLSHFVFFALPGLHFDGQKFINSAIERGSNVIVHTNDIDFYDPNVTYIKIDSCNIKKFMSRFAHIFYNEPSKNLKIIGVTGTDGKSSVCFYIYTLLKSMGVKVGFISTVFFEDGSGTLVKNPYRQSTPESTEIHLVLSKMVKNNVEYAIVESTSHGLDVRTSRLIDIAYSVAVLTNVSHEHLEFHGTMQHYLDAKLNLFSSADANGGFGIVNMDDKNFSTFLDTINRAYTYSLENKNADFFVSKINEQMGFTEFEFYHKNVKYDARVNLTGSFNVENVMAALIVVSQVINVDVSELIDKLVNIEGLFGRMQSVDFGQDFSLIIDYAHTPGAFLKIFPVFKRLSKNRLISVFGSAGERDLLKRKLQGEIADRYSDIIILCDEDPRGEDSMQIIGDIAEGISGKTLNKDLFFIPDRKSAIEKAINIAHTDDLVVTLGKGHENSIIYKDRSIFWDEQAVVKDIISRNRS
- a CDS encoding RelA/SpoT family protein; amino-acid sequence: MIQVYEIAYLLKINDIDKLKNIFRKTVNNIYQDEIQKKLIFKALEISEQLHYGQYRESKEPYVIHPIMVSLFLIKFQLDFKTIIAGLLHDVLEDTSVKKEEIIKEFDQEILSLIDGVTKIHDLHNKTRAIKEANTISKMFFAMTHDIRIIIIKLADKLHNMATLSHLPKNRRERIAKDCLATYVPIAERLGISSLKIYLEDLSLKYLHPKEYKEIKNFLSATKIEREKKLYKGKLIIEKELKKIGIDVTITVRSKHFYSIFRKMKTRNNNISQIFDTLGIRIICKQQKECYEILEIVHKVWKPIPGRLKDYIAIPKENKYQSLHTTVRIPEDNQLIEIQIRTEEMDKIAKYGVAAHWLYKEQVELKADDISFINRIKKWQQESVNKNQYSMHDIHKELLNTFIYVYTPEGEIVELPFGSNSIDFAYTIHTDIGDQALYAKINGKISSLTKPLKNEQIVEIFTSPEAKPDVIWLNSVRTKKARSKIRSWLNKNDNTIFVDNNIIAYLIGENKEQKRLFSLFKALTKSKIKSITIASDCNPLTGEDIIGIIQKDTIVVHKEHCREIAHQKKSHLVEVEWEATPTRKVYHIIIFLKNLKDLFNYLDNLFTTFDVRLISEKIEDCGNGHGIINIIISSNAKNVSMIFTSLKENPNVLQIMQVEEDIKNYDN
- a CDS encoding D-alanine--D-alanine ligase, which codes for MMKKNLMLIFGGVSFEHEISLRSACGIYSALMKLDKYNVFPSFIDKITGIWYLLDSVPDDPKLIKKDSSAIISLIPGYGIFMNNKDLKIDVVFPIVHGRTGEDGAIQGFLKIMDIPCVGSGILGSAISINKYFCKLLLKSFNIPLVPFIGFKKYDYLLDKEGIKKDIKQSLDYPVIVKPAMLGSSIGISIAYNDTQIEKCIEEAFVYDLTVVIEKFMKAKEIECAVIGNEQIKIFTPGEIIIRDFVFYDYDAKYSTAPGNSVVFNIPAHLDTKHLLDIKEYAFFTYKCLELRGMARIDFLIEKDTDLVYVNEINTIPGFTDISMFSKMCEHDGLDYGALIDKLIALAFQSYAKRKERIDFNRLEN
- the prfA gene encoding peptide chain release factor 1, giving the protein MFLEKLNPIESKIKILEEKLQDTNLIKNQKEYAKVIKEYNYLEKIKEKKDEYENIISQIDVNQKILSEEENLEMKELIKQELAHLNLKKDEVENTIKILLLNQDENDSKNTIIEIRAGTGGEEAALFAHNLYEMYIKYSEKKKWKTELINFNETELGGFKEVSFEIKGKEVFKKLKHESGVHRVQRVPITESNGRLQTSAATVAVLPEVEETDIEINEKDLRIDVYRSSGAGGQHVNTTDSAVRITHLPTGIVVQCQNERSQHKNKDQAMKILRARLYKFEDLKKQEQRSNDRKQQVGSGDRSERIRTYNFPQNRVTEHRANISLYKLEDIMQGELDLLLDTLALKLQEQALKDNSL
- the prmC gene encoding peptide chain release factor N(5)-glutamine methyltransferase, whose product is MTINEAIKNSKQYNLNTLEILLLLEKILKSRKELILANINKNLTKQEKHKLLCQINRIRSGTPINYILKTKEFMGIEFYINKHVLIPREDTECLVEEALIQIKKHNLNKILDLCCGSGCIGLTIAHYIKCKVTLSDISNKALKVSLKNTQKLKLENYIEIQHSDLLKYISKEFELIITNPPYLNKDELKTKEKLTKEPRAALLGFGKDGLEIPKKIIRQAKHKLTKNGLLIIEMAPWQTNPLKNFAIQKGFEYLKTIYDIESRERALVLRIKNDTSL